GCGGGAGGCTGAGAGCCGCGTGACTCGTGCCGGTGGAAGAGCGGGAACCGCGCCGTCCGTGTCGGCGGGAGGCCGGAAATCGTGTGACTCGCGTCGGCGGGGGCCGGATGACCGCGCGGTTCGTGCCGGACGTGAGCCCTGAGGCTTGCCGTAAGCCCTGAGGCTTATGGCCGTTCAGAAGCCGTACGACGGCTTTGCCCCTGGTCGAGGTGCCCTTTTCGGTCCGGCTGTTAAACCGGTATTCGGGGTCGGGTGTCCGGGGAGGGGCCATGGTCGCACCGCGCGCGCGCCGGATCAACATTCCGCTGCGCCACGTCGCCCTGATGTGCGGGGGGATGCTGTTCGCCCTTCTCGCCAACGTGACCTACCTCCAGGCGCTGGACTCCGAGCGGCTCAACGAGGACCCGCGCAACCAGCGGACGATGATCGCGCGCTTCGAGAGCCCCCGGGGCAGGATCCTGCTCCGCGACGGCACCGTCATCGCGACCAGCCGCAAGGCCAGGAGCGCCACCTACCGATACCGAAGGGTCTATCCCGGTGGTCCGCTCTACGCCGCGATCACCGGGCACTTCTCGCTCTACGGCACCGGCACCGGCGGCGTCGAGCAGGCCGAGGAGGCCCTGCTGTCCGGGAACGACCCCCGGGTGAAGGTGCGCGGGCTGGTCGACGGCACCCGCGGCGGCGCCACACTCAGGCTCACCGTCGACCGCGGCGCCCAGCGGGCCGCCTACGACGGGCTGCGCGCCACGGGAAAACCCGGCGCCGTCGTCGCGATCGATCCCCGCACCGGCGCGATCCTCGCCATGGTCTCGCTGCCCTCGTACGACCCGAACCTCTACACGAGCTTCGACGCGGCCGGGCTCGACAGGGTGGACAAGCGGCTGCAGGGCGACCCCGCGGACCCGCTGCTGAACCGGGCGATCCAGCGGAACTACCCGCCTGGATCCACCTTCAAGATCATTACCAGTGCGGCGGCGCTCGGCTCCGGGCGGTACGACCTCGACACCCGCGTCAGCGCCCCGAAGGCCTTCCGCCTTCCCGGCACCGGCACCTACCTGCGCAACTCCGGCGGCGCCGCCTGCGGTGACGGCGCCCTCCCGCTGCTCCGGGCGTTCAAGCTCTCGTGCAACACCCCCTTCGCGAAGATCGGGGTCGACCTCGGCCAGGACGCGCTGCGTGAGCAGGCCGAGGCCTTCGGATTCGACACCGACGACCTGGAGGTGCCCATGCCGGTGGCCAGGAGCGTCTATCCCCCCGTGCTGGACGACGCGCAGACCGCGATGTCAGCGCTGGGCCAGTTCGACGTCCGGGCCACCCCGCTCATGATCGCGATGATCGCGGCGGCGGTGGCCAACGACGGCTCGCTGATGCGCCCCCACCTCGTGGACGAGGTCAGCCTCGTCGACGGCACGGTGATCGACGTGACCGAGCCCTCGCCGTACCGCCGCGCGCTCAGCGCCGAGGAGGCCGAACGGCTCACGGAGATGATGATCGCCGTCACCGGGAGGGGAGGGACCGGCGCCGCCGCGGCCGTCCGGGGGGGAAAGGTCGCGGGGAAGACCGGTACCGCGGAGAACGCCGTCTCGGGCGAGGACCACGCCGTCTTCAGCGGTTTCGCCCCGGCCGCCTCCCCCCGGATCGCCGTCGGGGTCCTGGTCGAGGGCGGCGGGCCGGGCGGGCGGGTGGCGGCACCCATCGCCAGGGCCGTCATCGAGGCCTTCCTGGGCGGCCAGGCCGAGTAGCCCCTGGCCCGAAGGCGACGTCGGGCCGAGGGGTCCTGGCCCTGGACGACGTCGGAGCGAGGAGGTTCTCGCCCGGAGGCGATGTCGAAGCGGGAAGGTTCCCGCCCGGAGGTGACGGAGGCCGTCGTCGAGGCCGTCCCGGAGTCAGGCGGAGTAGGCCCTGGCCTGGAGACCG
This region of Streptosporangium sp. NBC_01495 genomic DNA includes:
- a CDS encoding peptidoglycan D,D-transpeptidase FtsI family protein — translated: MVAPRARRINIPLRHVALMCGGMLFALLANVTYLQALDSERLNEDPRNQRTMIARFESPRGRILLRDGTVIATSRKARSATYRYRRVYPGGPLYAAITGHFSLYGTGTGGVEQAEEALLSGNDPRVKVRGLVDGTRGGATLRLTVDRGAQRAAYDGLRATGKPGAVVAIDPRTGAILAMVSLPSYDPNLYTSFDAAGLDRVDKRLQGDPADPLLNRAIQRNYPPGSTFKIITSAAALGSGRYDLDTRVSAPKAFRLPGTGTYLRNSGGAACGDGALPLLRAFKLSCNTPFAKIGVDLGQDALREQAEAFGFDTDDLEVPMPVARSVYPPVLDDAQTAMSALGQFDVRATPLMIAMIAAAVANDGSLMRPHLVDEVSLVDGTVIDVTEPSPYRRALSAEEAERLTEMMIAVTGRGGTGAAAAVRGGKVAGKTGTAENAVSGEDHAVFSGFAPAASPRIAVGVLVEGGGPGGRVAAPIARAVIEAFLGGQAE